The nucleotide window AGTATCCCAAAATATTCCCAATCCTATTAATGGAAATACTACCATTTCAATTGAAACCAGGAAGCCTTTAAAACTTGGTTTTACTCTGCAAAATGCAATGGGGCAGGAGGTATATCGTCTCGACCTGGGAAGAGTGGACGGCAGAAGCACGATCATCCTGGATACTTCTCTTTATCCTGGAGGATTATATTTTTATACAGTGACCTCAGGAAATGAAAAAATCACAAAAAAAATGATCATTAACTGATTTGTTGTTTAAGTTTTTCATTTTTTGTTATTTTTGTTTAGAACCTTTTGTTAACAAAAAATTTATCACCATGAAAAAACTACTACTGTTAAGCCTGGCTTTACTATGGGGTTTTGCTTTGCTTGCGCAAAAAGTAAATCCCGACATCCGTAGGGTAGCTCTTTCTGATTTTGATCAGAAACAGCCCGTTACGGCTGATTTAGGTACAAAATCACAATCTCCTGCAACCTATCCTGCACCCAATGTTGTTCCTACCGATGATCCGAATATTGTAACCATTATTCAGATTGGTAGTTCTGCCAATGCATACGGCTATGGCTATAGCAACGGATCTGCAACTTTCGTTTGGGCAGATCCCAACATTAATTCTGTTGCGAATACTCACCGTATGGGTGGGGAAGTTGGCCCTCCGGGACAGTTTTCCGGTGACCTTGCCTACGACATTTCCACCGATGGTGGTATGACATGGACCAACCAGATCAAGATGTACGAATCCAATGTTGCTGCCAATCCCGATGCTGCAAGGTATCCGCAAGGCGCCATTTACAATCCTCCGGGCAATACCGACCCGATGAACGCATGGATGACTTTCTTCGCTGCTACCCTTGATGGCTCGAACGGCGGTACATGGGGAGGTTATGGTTATGGTGTTGCCAGCATCGCCGACCCGACAGATACCACTAAACACCTCCTGCATTCAGATCTTGAAGCCGGTTTTGCTCAAGGTATCCCTACAGCCTACCACATCACCCAGCAAGGTGATGCCTGGATGGCCGATGCCGCTTTGCAGGATTCTTATGTTGCTTATCTTGGAAACATTATCTTCATGCATGGTGTGTTTAACGATGCCATTGGTGATTATGAATGGGAAGAATTCCTTGTACCGGCCACAGCAGATTACGCCCGTTACCTGAAAATGGCTTTCTCACCCGATGGTTTGAACGGTTATGTTTTCTGGTGCAGCAATAACGCATCTATCCCGTTTTATGATGAAACTGCATGGGATTACCCACTTCTTCTTAAAACCGATGATGGCGGAGCAACCTGGGCAGATGACCTGATCAGCGTCCAGCTTGGTGGCCCCGACGGTATCCCCGTTATCAAAAACTGGCTCACCGATGAACAATTGGATGGAATTTTCGGACCCGGCACCTGGGACAGAGACCAGCTTATTTATTCCGGTCAGTGGTGGAATACCGACGTGGCTGTTGATGCCGGCGGAAACCCGCACATCATTACTCAGGTTTTTCTGGGTTATACTGATGAAGGAACAAACTATATTATCGTAGAACCGCATACTTTCGGTATGTTTGATATTTACTCCTTCGATGGCGAAACCCTTGATCAGGCAGTCCTCCTGGGTACAAACCAGAACTATGACGGTGTATTCCAACCGGATGATTTCACAGAATATAACCGCGCACAGGCATCCACTACCCTTGATGGTACCAAAATGTTCTTCTCCTGGATCGATACTCAAATCGAAGGAATCGAAGAAAACAGGTCACCCGATGTATTTACACGTGGTTTCGATCTCATCTCCAACAATATCACTGTTGGCGACGCCCCGGGCGGATGCGACAACGTTACCGCTTTCTCTCAGGGTATGTGGCAGTCGTGGTTCATGGCAGCTTCTTACTATGTGCTTGAAGAAAGCGACAATTATACTATGCCTATGGTCTATGAAACCTTAAATCCCGATAATGTTATTGAGCCCGTAAGATTTAATTACATTCAGGATTGGTCGTATAATGTAGCCGACTTTACCCAGCCTTCCGGCAATCCTCCCTTCCCCTGGGTAGGTATCGAAGAACCGGAAGCCAATGCATCTATCAATGTTTCCCAGAATTATCCTAATCCTTTCAGCGGAACCACCGTGATAGATATTTATGTCCCCCAGGCATCTGAGGTGTCTGTAGAGGTTACTAACCTTATCGGACAAACGATCTATCAGAATAATATGGGTACGGTTTCCGGAAATGCCAGGATCAGCCTGAAAGCATCCGAATTTACCGGCGGTGTATATTTCTATACCGTAAGGGCCGGAGATCAGTCAATGACCCGTCAGATGATCGTGGAATAATACACTATTTTGATATTCTAATAAAAAAAGGCCGCTTGCGGCCTTTTTTTATTTTTTTATCTCCAGTATAAATGCGCCATCTGAAAGCAGGTCATGAATTCGGGTTTTGCCTGATAGTTCGTTTATTAGTATTTCTTTCTTGTAATTTGCCAGGGTTCCATCCAGGATTATTGGGAGAGAATCAGGAAATTCCTTTTCCTGTAATTGAACGGTTCCTGGCAAGTCTTTGATAAGAACTGCATTGTTTTCACAATATCCGACGGCTTCAAAACCGGCAATATCGCTTAAAATAAGAACACGATACCCGTTAAAGAAAATTAAAGGCCCATTTTTAATGAACAGCAACTCTTTGTTATGTATCAAAGTATCTTTTTCTATTATAACCGGAATATGATTATTCAGACCCGACCTCAAATGATTTCCTCCCAGATGGAATGAAAAGGACCGTTGATCCAGCAACAGGGTGGTATCGGCAAGAATAACATGGTTTTTACCGGATATGAAATCAATGGCTGTGGAGCCACGTATACCATATAT belongs to Bacteroidota bacterium and includes:
- a CDS encoding T9SS type A sorting domain-containing protein; this translates as MKKLLLLSLALLWGFALLAQKVNPDIRRVALSDFDQKQPVTADLGTKSQSPATYPAPNVVPTDDPNIVTIIQIGSSANAYGYGYSNGSATFVWADPNINSVANTHRMGGEVGPPGQFSGDLAYDISTDGGMTWTNQIKMYESNVAANPDAARYPQGAIYNPPGNTDPMNAWMTFFAATLDGSNGGTWGGYGYGVASIADPTDTTKHLLHSDLEAGFAQGIPTAYHITQQGDAWMADAALQDSYVAYLGNIIFMHGVFNDAIGDYEWEEFLVPATADYARYLKMAFSPDGLNGYVFWCSNNASIPFYDETAWDYPLLLKTDDGGATWADDLISVQLGGPDGIPVIKNWLTDEQLDGIFGPGTWDRDQLIYSGQWWNTDVAVDAGGNPHIITQVFLGYTDEGTNYIIVEPHTFGMFDIYSFDGETLDQAVLLGTNQNYDGVFQPDDFTEYNRAQASTTLDGTKMFFSWIDTQIEGIEENRSPDVFTRGFDLISNNITVGDAPGGCDNVTAFSQGMWQSWFMAASYYVLEESDNYTMPMVYETLNPDNVIEPVRFNYIQDWSYNVADFTQPSGNPPFPWVGIEEPEANASINVSQNYPNPFSGTTVIDIYVPQASEVSVEVTNLIGQTIYQNNMGTVSGNARISLKASEFTGGVYFYTVRAGDQSMTRQMIVE